One window from the genome of Haloprofundus halobius encodes:
- the mch gene encoding methenyltetrahydromethanopterin cyclohydrolase, with amino-acid sequence MDSLNRMAIELVDEALDFADELNVGAYELESGATVLDFGVDATGGVEAGLLLTEIQTAGLATVQSRMGEVDGAPIPHVELSTDHPAIALLCSQKAGWELEFDRFDGLGSGPARALVGQESEFEAVGYYDEFDLTVLAVESIDLPGDEVAEHVAELAEVEPSAVFLPTFAVGSIAGSVNIASRAAELAVFRLFELGYDPRDVLSVSGSAPIAPVSYDEGVAMGRTNDALAYGGKVHLTVRDEFDRFDELPSTAADEYGTPFEDIFAENDWDFSQVPVSAFAPAQVTVDVVDGSTRVFGETDEDLLAESFDLRER; translated from the coding sequence ATGGACAGTCTCAATCGGATGGCGATAGAACTCGTCGACGAGGCGCTCGACTTCGCCGACGAGTTGAACGTCGGCGCGTACGAGTTGGAGTCGGGCGCGACGGTGCTTGACTTCGGCGTCGACGCGACGGGCGGCGTCGAGGCCGGGTTGTTGCTGACGGAGATTCAGACCGCCGGTCTCGCCACGGTCCAGAGTCGGATGGGCGAGGTCGACGGCGCGCCGATTCCGCACGTCGAACTGTCGACGGACCACCCCGCAATCGCGCTGCTCTGCTCGCAGAAGGCGGGATGGGAACTGGAGTTCGACCGCTTCGACGGCCTCGGCAGCGGCCCCGCCCGCGCGCTCGTCGGCCAGGAGTCGGAGTTCGAGGCCGTCGGCTACTACGACGAGTTCGACCTCACCGTCCTCGCCGTCGAGAGCATCGACCTGCCGGGCGACGAGGTGGCCGAACACGTCGCCGAGCTCGCCGAAGTCGAACCGAGCGCCGTCTTCCTGCCGACGTTCGCCGTCGGCTCCATCGCCGGGAGCGTCAACATCGCCTCGCGCGCCGCCGAACTCGCCGTGTTCCGTCTCTTCGAACTCGGCTACGACCCCCGAGACGTGCTCTCGGTCAGCGGCAGCGCCCCCATCGCCCCCGTCAGCTACGACGAGGGCGTCGCCATGGGCCGCACGAACGACGCGCTCGCCTACGGCGGCAAAGTCCACCTGACGGTCCGCGACGAGTTCGACCGCTTCGACGAACTCCCGTCGACCGCCGCCGACGAGTACGGTACGCCGTTCGAGGACATCTTCGCCGAGAACGACTGGGACTTCTCGCAGGTGCCGGTGTCGGCATTCGCGCCCGCGCAGGTGACCGTCGACGTCGTCGACGGCTCTACCCGAGTGTTCGGCGAGACCGACGAGGACCTGCTCGCGGAGTCGTTCGACCTCCGCGAGCGCTGA
- a CDS encoding glutathione S-transferase N-terminal domain-containing protein — MLELYQAEGCPHCAKVRDKLSELGVSYVSHTPRLPGGEGGDVVNRQAYDELLALGDADQIPFLVDHDRGVRLYESDAIVAYLDGQYDGSREARTTVEVHKPTENGLRGTVAGVAGRLLQVVR; from the coding sequence ATGCTCGAACTCTACCAAGCCGAAGGCTGCCCGCATTGCGCGAAAGTCCGGGACAAACTGTCGGAGCTCGGCGTCTCCTATGTCAGCCACACGCCACGGCTGCCCGGCGGTGAGGGCGGCGATGTCGTCAACCGGCAGGCGTACGACGAGCTGCTCGCGCTCGGCGACGCGGACCAGATTCCGTTCCTCGTCGACCACGACCGGGGCGTTCGACTGTACGAGAGCGACGCCATCGTCGCCTACCTCGACGGACAGTACGACGGGTCGCGCGAGGCGCGGACGACCGTCGAGGTCCACAAACCGACCGAGAACGGGTTGCGCGGCACCGTCGCGGGCGTCGCCGGACGACTGCTACAGGTCGTCCGGTGA
- a CDS encoding glutathione S-transferase N-terminal domain-containing protein has product MLELYQAEGCPYSEKARQKLSDLGVSYVVHNPRTHDGDVLNEQTHEELTALGGEDQIPFLVDHARGKTMYESDDIVDYLDEHYG; this is encoded by the coding sequence ATGCTCGAACTCTACCAAGCCGAAGGCTGTCCGTACTCGGAGAAGGCGCGCCAGAAACTGTCCGACCTCGGCGTCTCCTACGTCGTCCACAACCCGCGGACGCACGACGGCGACGTGCTGAACGAACAGACTCACGAGGAACTCACGGCGCTCGGCGGCGAGGACCAGATTCCCTTCCTCGTCGATCACGCGCGCGGGAAGACGATGTACGAGAGCGACGACATCGTCGATTACCTCGACGAGCACTACGGCTGA